The following DNA comes from Hordeum vulgare subsp. vulgare chromosome 3H, MorexV3_pseudomolecules_assembly, whole genome shotgun sequence.
TGAAATCAAACTCGGAGCATATGAACTTGCTGATTCATTCACGGGAACTTGGTGATACAGAGGCGCAGATGAACCTCGCCCGAGTCTCCGTGCAGCATGTTGGGATTGACTTGCGCATGGAGCCAGCCCTGGTCCATGTCCACCTCGCCCGGGACGGAGCAGCTCGCCACGTCCCCCTTCACCTGGACGCTTCCCCTGAGGCGGCCGGCGGCCCATCCACCCAGAGCACGCCCGTGTACAACGGCCTCGTGTGGGCGTCGGTGTTGCTCCTGACGCACACGACGttgacggggaggcggcggccggccGGGCCACCGCCAGCGCCCACGGCCAGGAGGAACACACAGCCGTCCTCCGCGACTAGGAGGCAGCGGTACTCCTCCGACGACGCCTGCACGACGAACGAGTGGCTGGACTCGTACTTGATCTTCTCCGTTAGCCAGGAGTGCTTGCCGAACGGCGCCGTGCAATGTCGCAGGAGGTCCGCCGGCGAGCCCTCGAACGGGGGCGTGCACTCGAAGCAGTAGCATGGAGCGTGCGCGCACCTGAGCCTGTGCTCGGCGACCGAGTGGTAGGCGACGGACCTCTCGCAGCCGTGCTTCTTGTTCGGACAAGCAACCTTGTAGTCGTCCACCAGCCCGTCTATGTAGCGGCAGCGGGTGAACGTGACGGCGCGGCGACATGGACCGCAGAGCTTAtccgtgccgccgccgccgccggcgcagGCGCAGCACACGGCGTGCTCATTCTTGCACTGCAATACACAAGTTCATGTAGAAAGAATGAATCTTCATTTTCACGGCTGATCTTGCAGGTTCCAAATGTAGACGTACCTTGAACACGGGAGGCTTCAGGGCGGCATGGCACACGGCGCAGTGAAGCCATTTCTTCGGCAAGTCCACGTTGACAAGCTCCTCTTCGGCCGCCACGGCTACCATTGCCCCgccagcctctttatcaatgacatattttctaatattcctaatcttcaaacgcatttcatccatcctcaagc
Coding sequences within:
- the LOC123441291 gene encoding E3 ubiquitin-protein ligase SINA-like 3 — protein: MVAVAAEEELVNVDLPKKWLHCAVCHAALKPPVFKCKNEHAVCCACAGGGGGTDKLCGPCRRAVTFTRCRYIDGLVDDYKVACPNKKHGCERSVAYHSVAEHRLRCAHAPCYCFECTPPFEGSPADLLRHCTAPFGKHSWLTEKIKYESSHSFVVQASSEEYRCLLVAEDGCVFLLAVGAGGGPAGRRLPVNVVCVRSNTDAHTRPLYTGVLWVDGPPAASGEASR